A portion of the Cryptomeria japonica chromosome 5, Sugi_1.0, whole genome shotgun sequence genome contains these proteins:
- the LOC131063789 gene encoding uncharacterized protein LOC131063789 translates to MALKEVNETTVLNFYEELITRFGVLESIVSDNALAFVGSRISDWTVRNGVYLNTSSNYYPQGNGKDESTNKNLLRIIKRTMEGNQRAWHTKLKLALSADRITPKRSTGMSPYMLVYGKEARLPISLELPTLDLVNQLDMIEEEPMTTRLAQLIELEEVRNDAMKKIEHHQA, encoded by the coding sequence ATGGCACTCAAAGAGGTAAATGAGACAACTGTGTTAAACTTCTATGAGGAGTTGATAACTAGGTTTGGTGTTCTAGAATCAATAGTTTCAGATAATGCTCTTGCTTTTGTAGGAAGTAGAATATCTGATTGGACAGTAAGGAATGGTGTTTATCTCAACACTTCAtctaactattaccctcagggCAATGGAAAAGATGAGTCCACCAACAAGAACCTACTCAGGATTATTAAGaggaccatggaaggaaatcaaagagcttggcataccaagctgAAATTAGCCTTATCGGCTGATAGAATTACACCAAAAAGATCCACTGGAATGTCAccatacatgcttgtgtatggAAAAGAAGCAAGGCTGCCAATTTCTCTTGAGCTTCCAACTCTTGATCTAGTCAATCAGCTTgatatgattgaagaagagcccatgacaacaaggttggctcaacTAATTGAGCTAGAAGAAGTTAGAAATGATGCAATGAAGAAGATTGAGCATCACCAAGCTtaa